The following proteins are co-located in the Triticum aestivum cultivar Chinese Spring chromosome 1A, IWGSC CS RefSeq v2.1, whole genome shotgun sequence genome:
- the LOC123189717 gene encoding prolycopene isomerase, chloroplastic: MPLLLSPLAARCLHHSPRLPAPFAHHPSHPRPLGGEARGGGGRGRVAVVSERQAAVAAEKSPGGEGGDGERHDAIVVGSGIGGLVAATQLAAKGARVLVLEKYIIPGGSSGYYRRDGFTFDVGSSVMFGFSDKGNLNLITQALEAVGCKMEVIPDPSTVHFHLPGALSVLVHREYNDFIEELVSKFPHEKEGILKFYGICWKIFNSLNSLELKSLEEPLYLFGQFFKKPLECLTLAYYLPQNAGDIARKFIKDQQLLSFIDAECFIVSTVNALKTPMINASMVLCDSYFGGINYPVGGVGGIAVSLANGLVEKGSAIRYKANVTNVILENGKAVGVRLSNGKELFARTVISNATRWDTFGKLVKAEELPEEEKNFQKNYVKAPSFLSIHLGVKASVLPAGTDCHHFVLEDDWSNLEKPYGSIFLSIPTVLDPSLAPEGHHILHIFTTAGIEDWEGLPRKDYEQKKELVANEIIRRLENKLFPGLQDSIVLKEVGSPKTHRRFLARNDGTYGPMPRGKPKGLLAMPFNTTSIDGLYCVGDSCFPGQGVIAVAFSGVMCAHRVAADIDLEQRSPILDTGLLGVLRWLRTLA; this comes from the exons AtgccgctcctcctctcgcccctcgcGGCGCGGTGCCTCCACCactccccgcgcctccccgcgcccttCGCGCACCACCCCTCCCACCCCCGCCCTCTCGGCGGCGAGGCCCGCGGAGGCGGCGGCAGGGGGAGAGTGGCGGTGGTGTCGGAGAGGCAGGCGGCGGTGGCCGCGGAGAAGTCCCCcggaggagagggaggcgacggGGAGCGACACGACGCGATAGTGGTCGGGTCCGGGATCGGGGGCCTGGTGGCGGCCACGCAGCTGGCCGCGAAAGGGGCGCGGGTGCTGGTCCTCGAGAAGTACATCATCCCGGGGGGCAGCTCCGGGTACTACCGCCGCGACGGGTTCACCTTCGACGTCGGCTCCTCCGTCATGTTCGGGTTCTCCGACAAG GGAAACTTAAATTTGATAACGCAAGCACTAGAAGCTGTTGGGTGTAAGATGGAAGTCATACCAGACCCTTCTACGGTTCATTTCCATCTACCTGGTGCTCTCTCTGTTCTTGTGCATAGGGAGTATAATGACTTCATCGAAGAGCTGGTTAGCAAATTCCCGCATGAAAAAGAAGGAATCCTAAAATTCTATGGCATATGTTGGAAG ATCTTCAATTCATTAAATTCTTTGGAACTAAAGTCCTTGGAAGAACCTCTATACCTATTCGGGCAATTTTTTAAGAAGCCTTTGGAATGCTTGACTCTCG CATACTATCTGCCACAGAATGCGGGGGATATTGCTCGCAAGTTCATAAAAGATCAGCAGTTGCTATCCTTCATAGATGCTGAG TGTTTTATTGTGAGCACAGTCAATGCCTTGAAAACACCCATGATCAACGCGAGCATG GTATTGTGTGATAGTTACTTTGGAGGAATTAACTATCCAGTTGGTGGTGTTGGTGGTATTGCGGTGTCTTTGGCAAATGGCCTTGTTGAAAAGGGAAGCGCAATACGTTACAAGGCGAATGTGACCAATGTTATTCTTGAAAATGGGAAAGCT GTTGGAGTGAGGTTGTCAAATGGGAAGGAGTTATTCGCTAGAACAGTAATATCAAATGCCACAAGATGGGACACATTTG GAAAACTCGTGAAGGCTGAAGAGCTTCCAGAAGAGGAGAAAAACTTTCAGAAGAACTATGTTAAAGCGCCATCATTTCTATCCATTCATCTGGGTGTCAAAGCCTCAGTTTTACCTGCTGGTACTGATTGCCACCATTTTGTACTGGAG GATGACTGGTCGAACTTGGAAAAGCCTTATGGAAGCATATTTTTAAGTATCCCTACAGTTCTTGATCCATCCTTGGCTCCTGAAGGACATCACATACTTCATATATTTACAACTGCAGGTATAGAAGATTGGGAG GGTCTACCTAGGAAGGATTATGAGCAGAAAAAGGAGCTTGTGGCAAATGAGATCATACGAAGACTTGAAAATAAGTTGTTTCCTGGTCTTCAAGACTCAATAGTCCTCAAGGAG GTAGGATCCCCAAAAACTCACCGCAGGTTTCTTGCCCGAAATGATGGTACATATGGACCCATGCCACGGGGTAAACCCAAGGGTTTGCTGGCAATGCCTTTCAATACCACT TCAATAGATGGACTTTACTGTGTGGGCGACAGCTGTTTTCCTGGGCAAGGAGTGATTGCTGTGGCATTTTCTGGGGTCATGTGTGCTCATCGTGTTGCAGCAGACATAG ATCTTGAACAAAGGTCTCCTATTCTAGACACGGGCCTTCTCGGTGTCCTCAGATGGTTAAGAACACTCGCATAA
- the LOC123189713 gene encoding uncharacterized protein, whose product MRVHVRGGAGEAGGSLSPLYLSSPRVSSLSSAVLGAGGGERKHVSARGRRVPSLRGGGGERATAAHGWCALAPTVSDGCLAPRRRTTAQFRGGDDECKGGNRKHQVGDHERLFVIFLKG is encoded by the exons ATGAGAGTTCACGTCCGTGGAGGCGCGGGCGAAGCTGGCGGTTCCCTCTCACCCCTCTACCTCTCTTCCCCTCGGGTCTCGTCTCTATCTTCCGCTGTGCTCGGGGCGGGTGGCGGCGAACGTAAACACGTCTCTGCTCGGGGAAGACGTGTCCCGTCTCtccgaggagggggaggggagcgagCGACGGCGGCTCATGGATGGTGTGCGCTGGCACCAACGGTGAGCGACGGCTGCTTGGCTCCCCGGAGGCGGACGACGGCTCAATTCCGAGGAGGAGACGACGAG tgcaagggaggcaaTCGGAAACATCAAGTCGGCGACCATGAAAGACTGTTTGTGATATTTCTCAAAG GTTAA